A single region of the Triticum dicoccoides isolate Atlit2015 ecotype Zavitan chromosome 2B, WEW_v2.0, whole genome shotgun sequence genome encodes:
- the LOC119363192 gene encoding uncharacterized protein LOC119363192, with product MPTTATGNAELRRLGRRLPSPLSLRRLPPHRRRRRARTSGPSGGLSSTRPNAARGFLSHALGVPDRPRPRPNAANSRLPTASFQRRKLAGVIYTASASPSSSSPSSSPFPEREACAGIIYSPLPRCAEPFLEWRKTRKQKMAWMSDQPCRSYIIDGSCKYGSDCLFSHGLDLFGRIEMQIRALLHVPDVYQVPVEHLPWSRPELGIMLRQVGWDGTLGHLMSLLERLHTICVVYNSYGYYAILLENVSHYLGYLPYNPNVMDADSEAHQIYINFSAQSIEICTEENVRIYFSHYGEVLSVYIPHEMAYGFVRFRYPETVRLLLSNWNPQVPHFIFGAGLYVGPYISYNRRYPAVNHGLNDPDGGLEHMPNAAGGVAGQVPGVPDGNAAQQDMNPAGNHGPNVPDAGPGHVPNALGVLPDEVLGVPEGDAAQPDMNPAGNGVAGQVPVVPDGGAAQEDMDEIAAALPDVDCFYQAT from the exons ATGCCAACCACCGCGACGGGGAATGCGGAACTGCGGCGGCTGGGCCGacgcctcccctcgcccctctctcTCCGGCGGCTCCCACCgcaccggaggcggcggcgcgccaGGACTAGTGGGCCAAGCGGAGGCCTTTCCAGCACCAGGCCCAATGCTGCTAGGGGCTTCTTAAGTCATGCCTTGGGCGTACCGGACAGGCCCAGGCCCAGGCCCAATGCTGCGAACTCGAGGTTGCCTACCGCCTCCTTTCAAAGGCGAAAGCTCGCGGGCGTCATATATACAGCCTCCGCCTCACCGTCCTCTTCCTCGCCCTCTTCTTCACCCTTCCCGGAGCGAGAAGCTTGCGCGGGCATCATATACAGCCCCCTTCCTCGGTGTGCTGAACCCTTCCTGGAGTGGAGAAAGACCAG GAAACAGAAAATGGCTTGGATGTCTGACCAGCCTTGCCGCTCCTACATCATTGATGGATCTTGCAAGTATGGTTCAGACTGTTTGTTCTCTCATGGACTTGACTTATTTGGGAGGATAGAGATGCAAATCAGGGCACTTCTGCATGTGCCGGATGTATATCAAGTTCCAGTAGAGCACTTGCCATGGAGTCGCCCTGAGTTGGGCATAATGCTTCGGCAAGTGGGATGGGATGGGACTCTTGGTCACCTAATGAGTTTGCTCGAGCGTCTTCATACTATTTGTGTGGTTTATAACAG CTATGGATATTATGCAATCCTGTTGGAGAATGTTTCACACTACCTGGGTTACTTACCTTACAATCCAAATGTGATGGATGCTGATAGTGAAGCTCACCAGATTTATATTAACTTCTCTGCTCAAAGTATAGAAATATGCACTGAAGAAAATGTTCGTATCTATTTCAG CCATTATGGGGAAGTCTTGTCTGTATATATTCCACATGAAATGGCATATGGTTTTGTGAGATTCCGGTACCCTGAGACAGTGAGGCTGCTTTTATCAAACTGGAATCCTCAGGTCCCTCACTTCATCTTCGGAGCAGGGCTTTACGTGGGCCCCTATATCTCCTACAATCGGAG GTACCCTGCTGTGAATCATGGGCTGAATGATCCGGATGGAGGGCTAGAACATATGCCAAATGCCGCGGGTGGAGTGGCAGGACAAGTGCCAGGTGTGCCGGATGGAAACGCGGCACAACAAGATAT GAACCCTGCTGGGAATCATGGGCCGAATGTCCCGGATGCAGGGCCTGGACATGTGCCAAATGCCCTGGGTGTACTGCCGGATGAAGTGCTAGGTGTGCCGGAGGGAGACGCAGCACAACCAGATAT GAACCCTGCTGGGAATGGAGTGGCAGGACAAGTGCCAGTTGTTCCGGATGGAGGCGCAGCACAAGAAGATAT GGACGAGATTGCTGCCGCTCTTCCAGATGTCGACTGTTTCTACCAGGCAACCTGA